A genome region from Heptranchias perlo isolate sHepPer1 chromosome 32, sHepPer1.hap1, whole genome shotgun sequence includes the following:
- the rpl22 gene encoding 60S ribosomal protein L22 — MAPAKKLLIRGKKKKQVLKFTLDCTHPVEDGIMDASNFEQFLQERIKVNGKAGNLGNVVTIERNKSKITVTSEVPFSKRYLKYLTKKYLKKNNLRDWLRVVANSKESYELRYFQINQDEEEEEDED, encoded by the exons ATGGCTCCTGCG AAGAAGCTTCTCATAAGAGGCAAGAAGAAGAAGCAGGTGCTGAAGTTCACCTTGGACTGCACACATCCGGTGGAAGATGGCATCATGGATGCCTCCAACTTT gaacagttcctgcaggaaCGCATCAAAGTGAATGGCAAAGCTGGGAACCTGGGCAATGTGGTGACCATTGAGAGGAACAAGAGTAAGATCACTGTTACCTCTGAGGTTCCATTCTCAAAGAG GTACCTGAAATACCTAACCAAGAAGTACCTCAAGAAGAATAACCTGCGTGACTGGCTTCGCGTAGTTGCAAACAGCAAAGAGAGCTACGAGCTCCGGTACTTCCAGATCAatcaggatgaggaggaggaggaggatgaagattaA